A portion of the Sabethes cyaneus chromosome 3, idSabCyanKW18_F2, whole genome shotgun sequence genome contains these proteins:
- the LOC128739411 gene encoding uncharacterized protein LOC128739411, with protein MQVLGLWGEKPRPIYRYFLALFTEGAFLFVPKMMFGPGEEGFDSFVCNLAELIFVGEVVVSFGLFNCRARSFAKLVHNLQDVVERYGMKPNASGIRTTIENTEKFCRIYAIYVWIAVTFYTGFPLLSSLASLRLKPEDERGDFMPIMVMKFYSLDVRRNITDYGIYFVLVFLASTCSATQSMLKVTVISTIIKYGGVMFDFTTLKIKHLAEFPEGDERRQELREIIELHQLALEYAAHLEKSVSFFLLNQMSCCVLLMCLMMYYISTAAKVGNTMYAYAWYSEPVDMQKDIQFIIARSQRPTGITAAKFYFVNRERFAIVSQTSLSYYLFLKNTF; from the exons ATGCAAGTGCTAGGCCTTTGGGGCGAGAAACCTCGTCCGATCTATCGGTATTTTTTGGCCCTCTTTACCGAGGGCGCTTTTCTGTTCGTACCGAAGATGATGTTCGGTCCCGGTGAGGAAGGATTCGATTCGTTCGTTTGCAACCTGGCGGAGTTGATCTTCGTCGGTGAAGTGGTTGTTTCGTTCGGACTGTTCAACTGTCGGGCACGATCGTTCGCCAAGTTGGTGCACAATTTGCAGGACGTTGTCGAGCGGTATGGTATGAAGCCGAATGCCAGTGGAATTCGCACGACCATCGAAAATACGGAGAAATTCTGTAGAATCTATGCGATTTATGTTTGGATTGCGGTGACCTTTTACACCGGTTTTCCGTTACTGTCGTCACTTGCATCGTTGCGCTTGAAGCCGGAAGATGAGAGAGGCGATTTCATGCCAATCATGGTCATGAA ATTCTATTCGTTGGATGTTCGTCGTAACATAACCGATTACGGAATATATTTTGTACTTGTGTTTTTGGCAAGTACTTGCTCTGCAACTCAAAGCATGCTAAAAGTGACGGTAATTTCGACTATCATAAAATATGGTGGAGTAATGTTCGACTTTACAACGCTGAAGATTAAACATCTGGCGGAATTCCCGGAAGGTGATGAACGCCGGCAAGAGCTACGAGAGATTATAGAACTTCATCAATTAGCGCTGGAATATGCTGCCCATTTGGAGAAATCCGTTTCTTTCTTTTTACTAAATCAAATGTCTTGTTGCGTTTTGTTGATGTGTTTGATGATGTACTATATTTCAACC GCAGCGAAAGTAGGTAATACCATGTACGCTTACGCATGGTATTCGGAACCAGTTGATATGCAAAAAGATATCCAATTTATCATTGCACGGTCTCAACGACCAACGGGAATTACTGCCGCTAAGTTTTACTTCGTCAATAGGGAAAGATTCGCCATTGTTAGTCAGACATCGCTCTCTTACTATTTGTTCTTGAAAAATACATTTTAG